One Bos indicus isolate NIAB-ARS_2022 breed Sahiwal x Tharparkar chromosome 22, NIAB-ARS_B.indTharparkar_mat_pri_1.0, whole genome shotgun sequence DNA window includes the following coding sequences:
- the LOC109575953 gene encoding cathelicidin-3: METQRASLSLGRWSLWLLLLGLVLPSASAQALSYREAVLRAVDRINERSSEANLYRLLELDPPPKDVEDRGARKPTSFTVKETVCPRTSPQPPEQCDFKENGLVKQCVGTITLDQSDDLFDLNCNELQSVRRIRPRPPRLPRPRPRPLPFPRPGPRPIPRPLPFPRPGPRPIPRPL, translated from the exons ATGGAGACCCAGAGGGCCAGCCTCTCCCTGGGGCGCTGGtcgctgtggctgctgctgctgggactAGTGCTGCCCTCGGCCAGCGCCCAGGCCCTCAGCTACAGGGAGGCCGTGCTTCGTGCTGTGGATCGCATCAATGAGCGGTCCTCAGAAGCTAATCTCTACCGCCTCCTGGAGCTAGACCCGCCTCCCAAGGAC GTAGAGGACCGGGGAGCTCGAAAGCCTACAAGCTTCACGGTGAAGGAGACTGTGTGCCCCAGGACGAGCCCGCAGCCCCCGGAGCAGTGTGACTTCAAGGAGAATGGG CTGGTGAAACAGTGTGTGGGGACAATCACCCTGGACCAGTCCGATGACCTATTTGACTTAAACTGTAATGAG CTTCAGAGTGTCAGGAGAATTCGTCCCCGGCCACCACGTTTGCCAAGGCCAAGGCCAAGGCCATTGCCATTCCCACGGCCTGGGCCAAGGCCAATTCCAAGGCCATTGCCATTCCCACGGCCTGGGCCAAGGCCAATTCCAAGGCCATTGTGA